The DNA window CCCTTCGCCCTTCCTCCCGGATGGCACACCGCTGGGACGTCAGCACGGGGTCGTCAGCATGAAATCAGTATTGTGGTGTTGGGCCAATGTAAATTAAATGAATCTGATTCTCAACATGGTCTCTGGTGCCCCAGGGTTGTTGTTTTCTGCACAGACAAGCCCTGACGTGATCTGATCTCAGGCGGAGGTCCTTCACCTCGGGTTTTGGCAGAACAGATGCCTTCTGAGGGGTCTCATTCTGGTGCAGAAGATGATGGTCAGAGGGACCGTTGCGTTTCTAAAGAAATTAACTGACAGCATGTTTTTATAGTGAAGATGGTTGCCTGATTGTCTTTTAGATGGGGCAGGAATAGAGcaagttttggggagaaaactaGCTGGGCAGGCAGGTAAGGAGCAGGTGAGGACTCTGGCTGGACCTGAAGGCAGGTGCGAGTGTCCGGCAGACATGGTGCTCCCCCAGGGGGGCTGGAGTTCAGCCGCTGGGTGGGGGCCCCAGAATGGCAAAGGGGGGGAGCCCTCTGTCCCCTCAGGAGTCCCTTGGGCCACTGCTGGCAGCGGCACGACCCCAGCCCTccgcctctgcccagccccagtgTGACCATGGCTCCTGCCAGCAGTTCCCCTTCCTGGCGCCACCTTGGCGTGGCACCGTGGCGGCCCTCGTCTCAGTGTGCGACTTCGTGCGGCCGGCACAGGAGGACATCGGCTCACCCACTACCTCTACCTTCACCAGCCGTGTGGGGCATTGCAAGGCCGCTGCCGAGAGCcgggaggaggtgagcaggggtGGGGAGCCATGGGGGGTGCGTTCTGAGGGGTGTGGGGGGCCGTCCCCATATCGCGGTCTGCACCGTATCATTTGTGACCGAGGGTGGAGTGTGGTGCAAGAGTCTTTGGGTGTTTGTAAAACACTCAAAGATTTGGTGAAGGCTTGTGGTGGCTGGGTGACAGGCATCGGTCGGTGGGGacaagagcagagagggaggggggtgtgtgggaaGGCTGTGCCTTGTGCTGGGCTCACACCACATGGTAAAGAGGGGACAGAACCCTTCAACCAGACAAGCATCAAACTAAAAGcctaacaaaaaaatgaaaggaagttcTTGGGGGTTAACTCTTGAGTTAAGCTGTGGGATGTTTGGAAGCCAAATGATTGAGCGGTTCCAAAAATTCACAAAGCCGGGGTGAGAGCTGGTTGCTGAGCGCAGCATCCAACGCAAAACTTATTTGGGCCAAATGACTTTGTCTTCTGACCGATGGCAAAAGCCAGAAGACCCTGATAGGCGTCGTCAGTCGCAGCgcagggggggaaggggctgttGCATGCGGCTGGGACACGAGGGACCGAGCAGCAGAGCTCGatgccctggggaggctgtgaGTGAGGTCAGGATCAGCTCAGTGGAGGGCCCAGGCTTCCCGTTAAGAGCATCTCACTGCCCACCTAGACCCACCTTAGGGCTTAGCCGAAAACTTTGGCCAATGTAGTGTCACCATCATGCTGGCCTGTTCCTGGGCAAATCGAGGTCCTGTCCCTCTGTGGAAAATACCTGTGAGATGTTACCACTGTGGTGGGCCTTTCCATGTGGTGGTCCAGAGAGCTGCGAGCCTCTTGGTGCCTCCTCCTGCTAAATGTGCTGGGAGCAACCAAACCGCACTACCGCCATGTCAGCGCTCTCTCGTTATGTTGTAGTTCCAGCAGACGAGGGGATGGCGTGCGGGACGTTGTCACGGCCCCTCTGTGGGCTGTGACTGCTGCTCTCCTGTGGATCATTTTGTCAGTGGTGGTgactgagtttttttttttttcttcttgctcctCAGGCCTCTGCAGACCAGGACTTGCTCAGGAGCCTCTGGGCATGGGGTCATTTCCTTGTGTTGCTTAATTTTCAACTGTTACTTTATGTTGCACCCCCAGCAAAGCTAAAACTTCAGTCCTGTAAAACAGAGCTGCCACGTCAGGAAGCCGTGGTTAGAGAGAAACCCTGTGGAACTTATTGatgtttaataaggccaagtgccaggtcctgcatttcggtcacaacaaccccaagcagcgctacaggcttggggcagagtggctggaaagctgcccggcagaaaaggacctgggggtgctggtgaagccagcttaacacgagccagcagtgtgcccaggtggccaagaaggccaacagcattctggcttgtatcaggaacagcgtggccagcaggagtagggaagtgatggtgcctctgtactcggcactggtgaggcctcacctcgagtgctgtgtccagttctgggcccctctgtacaagagggacattgaggtgctggagcgtgtccagaggagagcgaccaggctggtgaggggtctggagaccagggcatctgaggagaggctgagggagctgggcatgtttagcttggagaagaggaggctgaggggagacctcattgccctctacagctccctgaaaggagggtggagagaggtgggtgttggcctcttctccccggggaataatgacaggaccagaggaaatggtctgaagctgcggcaggggaggtttagattagatattaggacgaatgactttactggaagagtggtcaggcactggcacagcctgcccagggagggggttgagtcaccatccctagaggtgtttaagaaatgtcgagatgtggcacttcagggcgtgctctagtggcagagattgtaggttgtttggttggactcaatgatcttaagggtcctttccaaccatgaagattctgtgaaataaacttTCTGTAATGCATTTCTCACGTTAGGCCTGTGAGCAGAGAAAAGAAGATAACTGCCCACATGTTCATGTCCGTTCTCCCCTGGAGCTTCACCCCAGGAATGCTGCTCCGTGCCAGCTTGCTGCTGACCCCTCATCCGTTCTTGCTCTGTGTTTAGCTCCCTGGGGGGCACATCCACCATTCCTTACCAGCTCGTCCATCTTTGCTGAGGACACAAGAAGCAGGAGGAGCCCACCCCTGCCTCTGAGCATCCAGCACAAGGACGCGTCCTCAGAGCCAGCGCCTTGGGTACCGCTCGGCCCTGAGCAGCCCAGCCCCCCTGGCCCGGCTTCAGGTAACGAAAGGACAGGTCCGGGAGGAGCAAGGAGCCAGACCGTGCTGGTGGGAAGGACCTGCTGGGAAGTCTGCAGTCTGGCACCAGCACAAGGTCAGGTTGGCCGTGGTTTTGTCTGGCCGAGCCTTGCTCGTGGATCAGACCCACAGCGCCTCTTGCttgggtgcagggctgggagagctgcggCATGGGACGGCGTGCCCCCAGCTGAGCACAGAGGGGACTCCCCTGGCTTTTAAACACCAGTGCCCCTAGAGCAGGATTATTCTGGGGTTTGCTGGGCTGTTGGAGGCGATGAATTCGGAGAAAGGAATGaatgtcctgtccccatccccccagTCCCCATCTTTCAGGCATTGTATTTGTTTCCACGGGTGACCTGTGGCAGAAGGATGCCCCTCTCTCCAcacccaggcagggtgacaggcTAGGGGCTAAGTTAACGGCTTGCACAACACAACCCTTTGACAAAGGGGTGAATgctgccaggagcagccctgggtgCTCTGGGACAGAGGTCTGGCCAGCTGGAGCCTCCGGGTGCCTCTAGGAAGTAGCCTCATCCCAGCAGAGGTCAGGAGCGTGGGGGGATGGAGGACGGTAAGTGCATGAGCCGTGGCAGCTGCGTCCTTCCCCTGGTGCTGGCAGCTCTAGGTGCACCTTGGGGCTGCACAGCTCATCTCCCCCATCCTGGTAACACGCTTCTCAGCCCGGCCTCCACTTTATGTCCTTCTGCTTCCTGGCCACatccccttctgctgctgccgctctccaccctgtccccagcccgtCCCCTTTCCAATTCCCAGACCACACTGCACTGTGTTGCCTGACAATGGGGAGTTGCTGTTGCCCACCTTGATGAAAGGTGGGAGGAGGTGACCAGCCTGATTGTGTCATAGATGCCCTGAAAGCCACGGACTCCCTGTGCACGCCTGGCCCCAGCGAAGTGGGACAGCCTGGCCCGTACCGATCCCTCCAGGAGCCAAATCCATGTTCTGGCCGTGCATGGGATGTTTCATCTCCTCTTCCTCGCGGGAGCACTATGGTAGCTGGCCAGTGTCCACgatcagctcagctcagctcccacATCTTCCCAAAACCGCTATTGGTTTGAACTGAGCTGGAGTCGGTCTCTGTAACTTCTCCCCGCCAGCACTTCTGCTGTGACTCCCTGGTGTCGGCATCTCCCTGCTAAGTGCTGCGAAGGCTACAAAATCCCTATAAGGCCCCACTGCCTTTTGAGGGAAGCCTTCTTTATGATTTCAGGTTGTTGGCAGGTCAGGGTACGGTTTTGGACAAGGACAAGGGTACAGCGTCCACACTGTCCCTGCCTTTCCATGCTCCAGGGGACACCTTTCTGCCCGAGGACACTGTGCAGAGGCAGAGCCCTTTCATTGGGTTGACCTTGGGTTGCCTGGTCTTGGGGTTGTGCTGAGCAGCACCGCTGACTCCTCgcacagagctgccctgggagaaCTGGCTCCCCCGGCAGCGCAGCTGCACGTGCCACAGTCccggggcagaggagcaggtgccTCTGGAAGGATGCTACAGCACGAGGAAGTGTCTTCTGGATCTCTGTCCCACCCAAACTCCCAGAAGGTGACCTGCCACCTCTGCCCTCCCGCTGTGCAGGAAACCTCCCAGTCTCTTACCCTTGCTCCTTACGTCTTTCCAGGGCCTTTGGGATCAAGACGCTAGGGATATTTTAGTTTGTGTCTGGCAAAGCTGAGGAGGCCTGAGCGCGCTCTGTCCTCCTTGCAGAACAGACTGCTGCTCCACGTGCTGCTCTCTCTGACTGGGAAGATGAGCTGACTTTCTGCCCCGGTGAGGTCACCGTGGTGTCTGAAAAGCAGGACTGCAACTGGTGGGTGAGCGAGCCCGCGCATGCTGACCGGCACTGGGATGCGCGTGGTCCCCTCTCCACCCGCCTCTTGCCTCTGTCCCGTGACTGTTGCACCTGTTGTCGTCGCCTGCTCTGCATCAGTCTCTCCGTCTTCCACCTTTCCCTTGGCAACGAAAGGCAGCTGTTATGGGCCCAGTTCCTCATCCCCCTGCATGCCCCTATGCCACGCTCACCAGTCCcctgccttcctttctccccaCAGAAAGGGGTGGATTGAAGGACGGCCTTACAGGCAGGGTGTCTTCCTGGCTTCCTTCCTTCACATGCTCAATAAGTAGGAGATGCTTCAATTCGAGAAGGAAGAGCTGATCAGCTGCTTAAAATGCATTCCCCCGAGCTCCCGTCTGCATCGAGGTGCCAGGGATGACTGGGCTGGGCGCACCAGCTCGCCTGGTCCTGCTTCCCTCACCTCCGCTGCCGGaccacccctgtccccccagcccgctcctccTGTGAGCCGACAGCAGTGCCGGGCTCTCCCTTGGCCAGGCAAAGGGAGAAACCGCAGCAACCTACATGCTCCACAGACGTGCTCCTGCCCCGTTCCTCACGCAGGACTCGGCCCTGGGGCACTCTGCTACCAAAGGCCCGGCTCCTGCCTTGCCCTGACCGTGCTGCCTGTCCCGTGGTGCTCCCTGCTCTGCTAATGGCAGCAATCGtagagcagagcagtgctgtgccctgCAGGTCTCCCGGGCCGCAAGTGGAGCGGTGCTGGCATGCAGACCCCCGGGAAAGTGGCTTCTGCTGAGGACTGAGAACGCCGGGAGCTTGGAAATGCAAACAAAGTGCTGCGGAGCCAGCGTCGTTGCCAGCCCGTGCTGCCCCTGCCCGTGTTTCACTGTGCTCCAGAAAACGTGCTCTGCAGCGGCTCAGGGCATTGCTCCTTCGATGCCTGGCCCCACCGCAATAGTGGAGATGCCATTTGAGCCCGATGCCGATAAACACTGGCTCTTTGGTGCTCTGTTCTAGTTTGAGTTTCTAGATCCTTCCTTTTTGTGGCTCTCCCTCAGGCACCAAACCTCCTCACAGGCATCGGAGCAGAGGGCTGACCTCCCCTTGGATAAAATTACTCACAATTCAGCTCGCATGGCTTTTCTCCGCTGGCGGTGTTTTTCCAGTTGCCGAGGCACATTTCACAGCCTTCATCTGTCCTCTCCGAGCCAAAATCCCATCCAGGtgagcaaaatgaaaaccagctggTGGTGTGATGGATGCATGAGGCCGTCGAGACCTCCACGTTGCTGGTGTCACTGTCAGCAGACGTCGAGCCCATGCAGCAGGACCTGCAGTGGCAGGAGGCAGCTTCTCCCACCCTCAGAGGAACATTTTAATGATGGATTTCCTGATTCAGCCCTGGGACCGTGGCCAGGGCATCCGACTCCAGCGGGACCACTGGCTGCCgtggtgctgggctgcaggggaggTCCgtgctgggatgccagggtggtgGGCACTGCTAGAGGAGGGATGGCAGCCCCGACCTCGCTGCGCCGCTTGCTGCGAGGTCTCTTCTCCCCCACGTCATGGTGCAACACTTCCTCTTCCCGTGGCGGTTGTTGCAGCTCGTAACACGCACTGGCGGGGCCACTGAGCCTGGGGGTGTCATCTTTGCCTGGCTGTGCTCGGCAGCGCTTCCTCCAAGGAGGTGAGGGGCCCCCAGGGGCCGGGGACCAGGGGTTCGTGACACTAGGAGGGCCTCTTtcctggcagtggggctggggagctccCGGAGGTGCCCCTTGGGGCtgagcggggacagggacagggctgtgGCCTCTGGCTGCGGCTCAATGCTGCAGCTGCATGTTTGCGCTGCGGTGGCTTGCGGCTGATGGCGCTGGGCTGGGGAAACCTCAAAGCGAGGGCTCCTCTGGGCACGGGGCACCCCTGGTCGTCCGAGCCACCACGGAGGGTGCAGGCGGAGAGGTCCTGTCTGTGGAGGCAGGGGCTGGACGTGGGCGCAGGCAGGGAGATGGGACTGCTTGACCCTGCCTGtccacagccctgccctccccggcaACAGGCAACTGCAAAAAGCTTCACGGAATATTTGCTGTGCTGCCTGAGTCCCCTGCCGCCGGGCTTAATGGTGCTGCGGGTGCTGACCGTGTGGCCCCCAGCCGGCTGGTTCCCCTCTGTGGGCTGAGGCTTTGCGACCCCCAAGGCTCTAGGAGTGCCTGAACCAGCCCCGGGGGGAACTGCTGGCTCCTGGCCTGACCAGCATGTTGGATAGACGCTTCTTGCCTCCGTCGTGGCAAACGCTTGTGGCTGCTGCAAAGGAGGGCAAACTGCTAAGCCACAGGGACCCACGGCTGCCAACAGGGAGAGTGGTGGGGGCCTGTAGGGTGAAGAGCTGGTGTTCCATGGCCGCTTCCTGCTGGGCACCACACACATCTGCGTTTCCGGcattttggtggtggtttgtttgtgCTTCCCTTCAAAGAAGAGAGAACGGCCCAGCTGCTTTTTGAAAGGGCAGGCTTGGGGGGGGGCATCACCCACTGGGGCCACCTGGAATTGtccaaacctcccccccccccccccgccatctctCGTCTCTGCTCATTGCTCAGACCCCCGGGAGCAGCAGTTTTGCTGCCAGGCGTGCGTCCTGTGAGGAGTTGGATTTGAGCGTAGCTGGTTGGATACCACAGCGAGCAGGTACGTCCACGCTGCAGGAGCCGCGGAAAATGGTTAATGTGGTGAAACGAAGCCGGTGCTCACCCACGGCCCCACGTAGGCACCTGGGAGACTGGGGGGAAGCATGGGGTCCTCCTGTGAGGACAGGAggggtttttctctccttcacctttctcAGTACAGAGGGGACTCCCCAGCCCGAACCTGCTGCTTCTGACCCTGGCGTGGAGGTTGCCCACCCATCCCTGCTCCTCGCTCTCGCCTTGGCCCACGGGAGCCAGGTCCTAGGACGCTGAGCGCTTTGTGAACTCCCTGAGGACTAGAAAACCCTTTCCCCTCTGATTTTAGGTTCATACGAGTCCTTTtagatggggaaaagaaatgtCACTTAAATACGAGTTAAAGAAAGGTTCCCGCGCGCAGCCAGCCATTAGTAcctcctgctgcttcctcctggcAATGACTCAGTGCCCTTGGAGCTGCAAAACCCCAGGGCTGCCGTGGGGAGAGCGTCTCGCCGGCCGCACGGCGCCCGCGTGGGCTCGGCGGGGAGGCCAAGGGGTTCCTCTGCCCCGTGGCTGCTGGGCAGCACTGGCGtgcccgggagcggggggcggcaGGGCTCGAGGCCGGCAGAGGAGCTGCTTTGCCGGCGAGCCGCCACCAGGCAGCTGGAGCTTGGCTTACAGCCAGGATGATGGCACTTTGCCGCTTGTTTGCGGGTCAGCTTCCAGACCCTAAAAGTGTTGCGGGCAGGGAGCAGCTCCTCGTACAGCACGTGCCGTCAGCCGGCCCCGCCAGGACCGAGGTAACGGCGGCAGCGCCAGAAGCAGAGCACAGCCGCAAAGCCATTGAACCGTTTGAAAAGGAAACACACACCGGGCTCTTTCAGGTCCCTGCAGAGCGGGTGAGAGCAGACAAGGGCTGTCCCAGGAGTCGGGGCAGGGAGGGCGTGCTGCCACTGCCGCGGGGCCCTGTGACATCTCGCTGCACGTGGCATAAGGGATGCTGTGCCAGAGGCACGTGCAGGTGGTGCTggccctgtgcctgctgctggtcCTGTGGCAATGTCTCCGAGCCCCCACAGATggcctcagccccttcccttgggctccctccctccttgtgAGCCCGGCCGCCCGCTGCACCGCCAGTGCCAACAGCTCCACGTGGTTCAACACCCGCTACGACATGGCCGTGGGGCCCCTGCTGACGGGCACAGCCCACGAGCTCTCCTCCGATGTGGTCCAGTGGTGGCTGGTGAGTGGCGGCATGGGCACGGGCTCATGGCTCCTCCCAGGCTCCTCAAATCCGTTTGCAGTGGGGCAGGGCCAAGGTCAAGTTGGACAGACGCAATGGGGCACGGAGGGGGTGCAGGGAccacagccctccctccctcccccttcgtTTTGGCTGTCCCACAACCTTTCCCAAATATCCCATCGGGATTTTCTGTACCtttcccagggctctgctgggAGGAGTGGGGCTCCGTCCCCCTTTGGGGGTACtgttgggggtgggtgggtggtggtggtgcagagaCTGGGGCTGATGCTGCGTGTCACTGCCCTTGCTCCCCCAGACCCTGCAGGGTCCCCGAAATGGCATCCAGCTCCAGGCCATAATTCAGCAGCTCTTCAGCGTCCTCCCGGCCCCGACGGGCAGCGTGCGGGACCCGTCTCGCTGCAGGACTTGTGCGGTTGTGGGGAACTCGGGGCGGCTGACGGGGTCTGGCCACGGGCTGCGTATCGACGCACATGACTGGGTGCTGAGGTGGGTGACCCAAAGGGGCTCGAAGGGCGCCTCCCTGTCTCCCCAGGACCTTGGCATgtcccagcccctggccacccTGTGAAATTTGCCAACACAGGCCCTGCAAGGGCAAGCGGCTGGGGTTGGtgagctgctggccctgctccctggAGCCCCCCCCGACCCTGGGGCACACACCAGCCCTGTGTTGCCCATGTCCCCTGTGCTGCTGGCTAGGGTCACCTCATGTCCTTGACCGGTGGGACCGGCAGCCTGCAACCAGCAGGGCGTGCGCCTTCAGTCTGGGCTGTGCTTTCCTGCTGTCCCCTAGGATGAACAGAGCAAAGATTGCTGGCTTTGAGCAGGATGTCGGCATGAGAACAACCCATCACTTCATGTACCCGGAGAGTGCCGTGGACCTGGGGCCTGGTGTCCACCTTGTCCTTGTCCCCTTCAAGCCCCTGGACTTGCAGTGGGTGGCCAGTGCCTTCTCCACCGGAGAGCTCACGCAGTGCGTACGCTTCAGGGGCCAGCAGCCCTTGTGCTGGAGACCCTGGGGATCGcacagggtggcactggggacctGGGTGCCTCACTGGAGCCCTAGCATCATGGTCTCAGTGGGACAAAGGGCTCCTGGGCAAGGGCCCTGCCATAGCTCTGCACTGCAGCTTGAGGAAGGGGGTGGGCATGGTGGCTGTCCCCACTGTGGGGCCACGGGCTTGATGTGTCTCTTCCCAGAGCCAGGccaggtgctgctggggcagcccaAGGGTCTGATGGTGCCATGAGGCCAGGTGCCGCCCTCTGCAAAGCGTCTGCCTCCAAAGGAGAGGCCCCAGCAGCAGGAGTGCTCATGATGAGCCCATGCTCATTGTCCTCCTCTGGCTTTTGCAGCACATACGCGAGAGTGAAACAGTTCATCAAAGCTGACAGAAACAAGGTAAGGCCTCGGCGGGCTCCGGCGCCTCCTGGGCTCCTCTGTGCGGAGACCAGGCGTGTTTTTCAGTGGGATGTGGGCAGAGCCGGCGAGCAGGAGGGCTGATGGCTGCACTGGTGGCAGGGGCTGGCCATTCGCAGCGACGTGAGCAGCTGACGGACCTTCTGCTCCCTGCTCAGGTACTGATCCTGAGCCCAGCTTTCCTCAAGTACATCCACGAGAACTGGACGCAGCGTCGCGGGCGCTACCCCTCCACTGGCTtcacagccctgctcttcgcCTTGCACGCCTGCCAGCAGGTGAGCACGGTCAGCAGGACGGGGCGCTGCCGCCGCACCACTGCTTCTCCGCGCGCTCCCCAGGCTCACCGAGCGCCTACGCAGTGATGGCTCTTGCTGGCATGTGCACAGGTCTCCGTGTTTGGTTTCGGAGCAGACAGTGAAGGGAACTGGCACCACTACTGGGAGAAAAACCGCTGGTCCGGAGCCTTTCGCAGGACGAGGGTCCACGACGCTGATGTTGAATTCAGCCTCATCGAGAGActggcagctgaaggcaggattTCATTCTACAAATGATGTCTCCCCAGGAAACTGAAGCCGGGCTGTCAGTGCAAGAACCAGCAGCCCCCCCAcactgctggcagctgccctCAGCTCTTTAGCTTGCTTCTCCCCCGGCAGCGCACACGCCCTGGCTCACAGACCCCGCGATTCCCAGcgtcttgctgctgcttctgctggtccAACCAGCTGGACACTGTGGGGGCCAGGAGGTGACACGCTCCCGCGGCACCAGGGCCGTTGCATTTGGCTGGACACGGGGTGGACGTGGCTCTGCCCACGCTagctgggagagaggaaggggagatggTGTGGCCGGAGGTGGGGGTGGAACCCGTGAGCTGCCGTGCACTGTCCCTGCGGTGGCTGTGAAGCTGTTAGGtaccagcagcaggaggtgacgGCAGCCGCTCAAACGTGGCTGGCTGCGTGTCGGAGATGACATTTCCACCCGCTGGCAGCTTCTGCGGGAGGTCTGCAGTTGTTCTTTGGGCAGGCGGAGAGGGGCAGCTTCCCTTCCTGTCTTTTTATAACTAAGGAAAAATTTTACAAGTTGTatcaaagaagaaagggaaaaaatcaagCATGCTAAGTCAGAAGATGACAGAATCAAGCACAACTGAAATGATCTTATGTTGAATAAACATTGAAAACACATGTGAATCTATTATTAACATTCGCTTTACTTTTTGAGCCCTTCCTGCTTTGAAAAGACAGCACAATCTCAGCCCCACACTGCAGGACAAGACAGTAGACGCTGCAGCCTTCACGTCCCAAAGGTTTTCTCCTCCAGAGCAGAGTTCGCAgcatctcttttcctcctttccatcGCAAACATGAACATCCTCAAATCAGACTCAGCTTTTCCATAGCCATTAGTGACTCGGTCTTTCAGTCTACTAAAAGCACCAGATCTCTCCTACTCAAAAGCTCCCGTTTTGTAGCAGAAGCTTCTATTACTTCACTATTAGCTTCATTCATTTCCGACCTCTCCAGGTAGGATCTCCCTTTCTTGatatcttctctttctcttctcaatTATACCCAGTTTGCCACAATGAGTACAAGTCTTGCACTTAGCCGTCCTTTcaccttctctctgttttctctagGTGCCAAGCAGCACTCTGGGCCACGCTCTCCAATGCTTTTCTGAGGTTTCTTATCAAAGCCCAGCAATTAGCTGGCAATTTGTTTAATTGTGGGTTAAACTCTTGCTATCTTAGTTCAATTCACCTTCCCCCTCCTGATAATTCTTTCAAATTTAGTTACAAAGCTGTGTGCTCTACGGAGCGATTGGAGATGTGCGGGTCACTTTTTGTTCCTGACAAAACAGACAGATACTGTGTGTTAATTAATCAGATGAATCGGTTTCCTCACCCACCCCTCAAACTGCTTCTCTCCCTGATTGAAAAAACACAGGTTTTTATCATCCCTGGTTTGTAGCTAAGttcagctattattttttttttttaaaaacacaatcaCAAACAAAAACTACTTtcaaattaattataaaatagcTTTCTGTCTGCATTATCTGATCCTGTGCCTGTCACGCGCACTGCGCACTGTCGGACAAATGGCTTGGACCAATTTTTGAGTCAATACCAAAACACATCCAGAGCTGAGATTTAAGAATAATGAATCTGCTTTGCCTAAAAATGAGGCAGGAATCCACAGAGTTTTATTTTCCCTCATTGTTTTCCAAATTCTCCCACTATAATTTCACATGCCAAACATTGTACTCACTTGTGTagatcattaaaaagaaaaaaatgcaaaccacGCTCATCATGCTGTCTACATACTTGGCCACAAGGCAGGtgtgttttttaattacagtttccCATTCAGTACCAGGATTAGTTCAAATAATTCAATTACTCTTCCAAATGCTTTTCCAAAACACAGAGGATGGACTTTATTTCAAAAGATAAACAGAGCGGAAATGAAAAACACCATCCGATTTAAAAACCAATTAAaacttcaaaacacttttttttgctgaaacatCAACTCGCGTCTGTCGTCGGAGCAGCGTGGGGCGGCTGCAATGCCCCACAGGACAGTAAGCGCGACCCACGTGCCAGGTCTCACCGCTGCCCAGGACGGGGGGCGCAGAAAGTGCACGGGATTCGGCACGTTTCCACAGCGGTCTGGCACGCAGCATCAGCGCGCTCCCCAACATTTtagagacaaattaaaaaaaagccagatgGTGTCGCTAGAAAGCTTATCTGATGGCAACTGCAATCCACCCCAGGTCTCGTGACAATACAGTACGTTACTCCTGGAGGCAAACAGAACGCAGTGTCTCCAGCAGCTCTTCAGGGCGGAACTGGCCGAACACGGACTGACCAAAGGGGTTTTACAGTAGGGCCTGCACAGCCAGACAAGATGGCTCATCTTCACAGCAGCAAGGTTCAAGCAGTTCCACCCACAAATTAATGCCAAACAAAGAATAACGGGACAGTAACGTACGAGCAGTCAGGGCCAGCTGGTAATTCCGAACCTCTTCTCTTGTGTACTCAGAACATCGCTTGTGTTTCAAAAAAACCTGGTTAGTTCTCCTTAGAGGGTTTTTTGTGGGGTGAGATCGTTGCTTATTT is part of the Chroicocephalus ridibundus chromosome 12, bChrRid1.1, whole genome shotgun sequence genome and encodes:
- the LOC134522647 gene encoding CMP-N-acetylneuraminate-beta-galactosamide-alpha-2,3-sialyltransferase 2-like isoform X2 — protein: MLCQRHVQVVLALCLLLVLWQCLRAPTDGLSPFPWAPSLLVSPAARCTASANSSTWFNTRYDMAVGPLLTGTAHELSSDVVQWWLTLQGPRNGIQLQAIIQQLFSVLPAPTGSVRDPSRCRTCAVVGNSGRLTGSGHGLRIDAHDWVLRMNRAKIAGFEQDVGMRTTHHFMYPESAVDLGPGVHLVLVPFKPLDLQWVASAFSTGELTHTYARVKQFIKADRNKVLILSPAFLKYIHENWTQRRGRYPSTGFTALLFALHACQQTVKGTGTTTGRKTAGPEPFAGRGSTTLMLNSASSRDWQLKAGFHSTNDVSPGN
- the LOC134522647 gene encoding CMP-N-acetylneuraminate-beta-galactosamide-alpha-2,3-sialyltransferase 2-like isoform X3 encodes the protein MLCQRHVQVVLALCLLLVLWQCLRAPTDGLSPFPWAPSLLVSPAARCTASANSSTWFNTRYDMAVGPLLTGTAHELSSDVVQWWLTLQGPRNGIQLQAIIQQLFSVLPAPTGSVRDPSRCRTCAVVGNSGRLTGSGHGLRIDAHDWVLSTYARVKQFIKADRNKVLILSPAFLKYIHENWTQRRGRYPSTGFTALLFALHACQQVSVFGFGADSEGNWHHYWEKNRWSGAFRRTRVHDADVEFSLIERLAAEGRISFYK
- the LOC134522647 gene encoding CMP-N-acetylneuraminate-beta-galactosamide-alpha-2,3-sialyltransferase 2-like isoform X1 gives rise to the protein MLCQRHVQVVLALCLLLVLWQCLRAPTDGLSPFPWAPSLLVSPAARCTASANSSTWFNTRYDMAVGPLLTGTAHELSSDVVQWWLTLQGPRNGIQLQAIIQQLFSVLPAPTGSVRDPSRCRTCAVVGNSGRLTGSGHGLRIDAHDWVLRMNRAKIAGFEQDVGMRTTHHFMYPESAVDLGPGVHLVLVPFKPLDLQWVASAFSTGELTHTYARVKQFIKADRNKVLILSPAFLKYIHENWTQRRGRYPSTGFTALLFALHACQQVSVFGFGADSEGNWHHYWEKNRWSGAFRRTRVHDADVEFSLIERLAAEGRISFYK